A region of uncultured Carboxylicivirga sp. DNA encodes the following proteins:
- a CDS encoding AsmA-like C-terminal region-containing protein, which produces MNKVLKILLGIILGVFILLLILPILFKGKIESVVKDEINKQVNARVDYESFSLSFIKGFPNIYIGLNGLSVVGNEPFEMDTLLSFNEFSVKVDLISAISGDIEVNSVLLDKMKLNAIVLADSTANWDIMKESTDDEVDEESEKTQEESFKVLLKSFKVTDASINYIDNTMALKSRISGFNMNMSGDMSDIVTNIKVNSEISGVTIEYDGIKYLNNTQMGLDAIINANLEKMLFALNENELRVNKMALQLDGSVGVLDDKYAIDLSMKTKNTDFKSLLALVPEEYMKDLENLKTDGELQLNGIVKGDYIDEDHLPAFNLKLAVRDGMIQYPDLPKSINDINIALKIDNQGGSADNTFSELEKFHFELGGNPFDASLLVTTPVSNLTFKGKVDGKIDLTSLEDVVPLDSVELKGLIEAHVSLDGNTALIDEDKYDEIQSNGTVNMKGFSYSDNELPYIIGISDAEMEFTPKYMELKAFESKIGNSDFSLKGKLENYLSYALSEGVLKGKLSHQSSLIDSNEFLYDSSTEEVTESEDSVSLQIIEVPKNLDLVLTSEIKHLKYDKLDVTNVDGKITVRNGAVVLDGLDMNTMGGKLTMDGQYNTADLDRPFVDFAFSGKNIDINKAANSFSIVDSMMPIAKNAAGLVSPNFKYYSLLSDDFMPIISSIDGGGNIKSDGVQVSDSKIQNGIAALVRDDRYKVMKAEDFNIKFTIDKGNVIVEPFKTKVYGKTIEIEGKQGVDQSIDYRITMPVARQEVANMAGLMGMNLPTSGDDLMVDVIVKGTVKDPQLSLNLEKAQKEVGKELEKEAGKAVKKLLEDPDAQKKVEELTKKFKSIFK; this is translated from the coding sequence ATGAATAAAGTATTAAAGATTTTATTGGGAATTATACTCGGTGTTTTTATTCTGTTATTAATTCTTCCAATTTTATTTAAAGGAAAGATTGAAAGTGTTGTAAAAGATGAAATTAATAAACAGGTAAATGCCAGAGTTGATTACGAATCGTTCTCGTTATCTTTCATCAAAGGATTTCCGAATATTTACATAGGATTAAACGGTTTAAGTGTTGTTGGAAACGAACCTTTTGAGATGGATACATTGCTTTCGTTTAATGAATTCTCAGTGAAGGTTGACTTAATCAGTGCTATTTCGGGCGATATAGAAGTGAATTCAGTGTTACTCGACAAGATGAAACTCAATGCTATTGTTTTGGCTGATTCGACAGCTAACTGGGATATCATGAAAGAAAGTACAGATGATGAAGTAGATGAAGAGTCAGAAAAAACGCAAGAAGAGAGTTTTAAGGTTCTACTCAAGTCGTTTAAGGTAACAGATGCTTCTATTAATTATATCGATAACACAATGGCCTTGAAAAGCCGGATCAGCGGATTTAATATGAATATGTCGGGGGATATGTCTGACATTGTTACTAATATTAAGGTTAATTCTGAAATTTCGGGTGTTACGATTGAGTACGACGGCATCAAATATTTGAATAATACACAAATGGGATTGGACGCTATTATTAACGCCAATTTGGAGAAGATGCTGTTTGCCTTGAATGAAAATGAATTAAGAGTTAATAAAATGGCATTACAGTTAGACGGTTCAGTTGGTGTGCTGGATGACAAGTATGCCATTGATCTATCAATGAAAACTAAAAATACTGACTTTAAATCATTGCTTGCCCTGGTTCCTGAAGAATACATGAAGGACTTGGAGAATTTAAAAACAGATGGTGAATTGCAATTAAATGGTATTGTGAAGGGCGATTATATCGATGAAGACCATCTGCCTGCATTTAATCTTAAGTTGGCTGTAAGAGATGGTATGATTCAATATCCTGATTTACCAAAATCAATTAATGATATAAATATCGCATTAAAAATTGATAATCAGGGAGGAAGTGCTGATAATACCTTTAGTGAACTGGAGAAATTTCATTTCGAACTGGGAGGAAATCCTTTTGATGCCTCATTACTTGTTACAACTCCTGTAAGTAACCTAACTTTTAAAGGTAAGGTTGATGGTAAGATTGATTTGACTTCTCTGGAAGATGTAGTTCCGCTTGATAGTGTTGAGCTGAAGGGTTTAATTGAAGCACACGTTTCGCTTGATGGCAATACTGCCTTAATTGATGAAGATAAATATGACGAGATTCAGTCAAATGGAACAGTAAACATGAAAGGTTTTAGTTATAGCGATAATGAATTACCATATATTATTGGAATAAGTGATGCAGAAATGGAATTTACTCCAAAATACATGGAACTGAAAGCTTTCGAATCAAAAATTGGTAATAGTGATTTTTCACTCAAAGGAAAACTGGAGAATTATCTGTCATATGCTTTAAGTGAAGGTGTTTTGAAAGGTAAATTAAGTCATCAGTCATCACTTATTGATTCCAATGAATTTTTATATGACTCATCTACTGAAGAAGTTACGGAATCAGAAGACTCGGTCAGTCTTCAAATAATTGAAGTTCCAAAAAATCTTGATTTGGTGTTGACTTCCGAAATTAAGCACTTGAAATACGATAAATTGGATGTAACCAATGTTGATGGAAAAATTACTGTCAGGAATGGTGCTGTTGTTTTAGATGGTTTGGACATGAATACAATGGGAGGTAAGTTGACTATGGATGGTCAGTATAATACTGCTGATCTAGATCGCCCATTTGTAGATTTTGCTTTCTCTGGTAAAAACATAGATATTAACAAAGCTGCCAATTCTTTCAGTATTGTTGATTCGATGATGCCTATTGCTAAAAATGCAGCCGGACTAGTGTCTCCTAACTTTAAATATTATAGTCTTCTTTCGGATGATTTTATGCCAATAATATCAAGTATTGATGGTGGAGGAAATATTAAATCGGATGGAGTACAGGTTTCCGATTCAAAAATTCAAAATGGAATTGCAGCACTGGTGCGTGATGATAGATATAAAGTGATGAAGGCTGAGGATTTCAATATAAAGTTTACCATTGATAAAGGCAATGTGATTGTTGAACCTTTTAAAACAAAGGTGTATGGTAAAACTATTGAAATTGAAGGAAAACAGGGTGTTGATCAGTCCATTGATTATCGAATTACCATGCCTGTAGCGCGTCAGGAGGTGGCCAATATGGCTGGTTTGATGGGAATGAATCTGCCGACTTCAGGTGATGATTTGATGGTTGATGTAATCGTAAAAGGAACCGTGAAAGATCCTCAATTATCTCTAAACCTTGAAAAAGCCCAGAAAGAAGTGGGTAAAGAATTAGAAAAAGAGGCGGGTAAGGCTGTTAAGAAATTATTGGAAGATCCTGATGCGCAAAAGAAAGTGGAAGAATTGACCAAAAAATTTAAAAGTATATTCAAATAA
- the rplS gene encoding 50S ribosomal protein L19: protein MDLIKVAEAAFDSGIELPNFGPGDSIAVSYKIKEGNKERIQIFKGVVIQIKGEGSNKRFTVRKISNNVGVERIFPFNSPFIEKVELLRQGKVRRARLFYLRGLTGKKARIKEKRS, encoded by the coding sequence ATGGATTTGATTAAAGTAGCTGAAGCCGCATTTGATAGTGGCATTGAATTGCCAAACTTCGGTCCTGGAGATAGCATCGCTGTATCTTACAAAATTAAGGAAGGTAACAAAGAGCGTATCCAGATTTTCAAAGGCGTTGTAATTCAGATTAAAGGAGAAGGAAGTAACAAAAGATTCACTGTTAGAAAAATTTCTAACAACGTTGGTGTTGAAAGAATTTTCCCATTCAATTCTCCATTCATTGAGAAAGTTGAATTATTACGTCAAGGTAAAGTTCGTAGAGCAAGATTATTCTACTTACGTGGACTTACCGGTAAGAAAGCTCGTATCAAAGAAAAAAGAAGCTAA
- a CDS encoding phage holin family protein: MKEQLSDELKEAKNDFEEYVKAQIDLVKLHTAESISRFLSGLLIKMVLFYLFFFVLLFASLAIAFWLEKLLNSQGLGFTIVAAFYLIIGILFMVFRKKLVEKPVIQSVINLFFPTYTNYDE; the protein is encoded by the coding sequence ATGAAAGAACAACTGAGCGACGAATTAAAAGAAGCTAAAAACGATTTTGAAGAATACGTTAAAGCTCAAATTGACCTGGTAAAACTGCATACAGCTGAAAGTATTTCACGTTTTCTTTCCGGGTTACTCATTAAGATGGTTTTATTCTACCTTTTCTTTTTTGTACTGCTTTTTGCATCATTAGCCATCGCTTTCTGGCTAGAAAAATTATTAAACAGCCAAGGATTAGGTTTTACTATAGTTGCAGCATTTTATCTTATTATCGGAATTTTATTCATGGTCTTTCGCAAAAAACTGGTTGAGAAACCAGTAATACAATCCGTTATTAACTTATTTTTTCCAACTTATACCAATTATGATGAGTAA
- a CDS encoding YtxH domain-containing protein translates to MKNTGLFLGGLLTGAALGASIALLYAPQKGSETRDQLKAKLKEMEAELETLRNKIKVKGGELKDEMKKKMHDLENRIETLIKEYRNTLEPTHGAN, encoded by the coding sequence ATGAAAAATACTGGATTATTTTTGGGAGGCTTGTTAACAGGTGCTGCTCTAGGTGCTTCTATAGCGTTGCTCTATGCTCCTCAAAAAGGCTCTGAGACGCGCGATCAGTTAAAAGCTAAACTAAAAGAAATGGAAGCTGAATTGGAAACTCTACGTAACAAAATTAAAGTAAAAGGTGGTGAATTAAAGGATGAAATGAAGAAAAAAATGCATGACCTTGAAAACCGCATTGAAACTTTAATTAAGGAATATAGAAATACATTGGAACCAACACATGGAGCAAACTAA
- a CDS encoding RelA/SpoT family protein — translation MRSNKNTIDKKERERILRLYKELLRATSAFRLSNDARLIRKALNVLVNEEKQLSRNNAGELYLIESLEVALILAKEIGLGRTAVVCALLYQPVLQKEITEEEVKQNFDDQVANITSGMVKVAELYAKNTSIRNENFRKLMLTFAQDIRVVLIILADRLRLMRNLNLYSIDDQQRISGEVGYLYAPMAHRLGLYAVKSEMEDLVMKYTNREMYTFIAKKLNETKRARDQYIYSFIKPLKKELEELGLKFEIKGRTKTIHSIWNKIKNQDTEFEQVFDLFAIRVILDSKPKNEKAECWQVYSVVTDKYQPNPSRMRDWISVPKSNGYESLHTTVLGPENKWVEVQIRTERMNEVAEKGLAAHWKYKGIKGEKGMDEWLSNVREILENPELNAIDFIEDFKLDLYDEEVFVFTPKGDLRRLRKGATVLDFAFEIHSEVGKKCVGAKIGNKNVPIKHVLKNGDHVSIMTSNNQEPKKDWLNIVVTSKAKTKLKQALREMQYKEAEIGREMLIRRLKNWKYELNDQILNQLVKFFGFKSNHDFMRSIAMEQLDLVRIKDFLEKDQVKEQEDERERSAENFVPTEEELPDDDVLMIDRNLTNVDYKLAKCCNPIFGDDIFGFVAASGGIRIHRHTCPNAYDMKTKFGYRVVRAEWTTGNDNMYQATLKIIGNDDIGIVTNISHVIAKEPKVKIRSLSIDSNEGTFEGTLTVFVDKLESLNLLVKKVKNVKGVHSVSRIGTS, via the coding sequence ATGAGATCGAACAAGAATACTATTGATAAGAAAGAACGAGAACGAATACTAAGACTTTATAAAGAGTTGCTTAGGGCTACATCAGCTTTTAGGTTATCAAATGATGCGCGTTTGATTAGAAAAGCTTTAAATGTACTGGTTAACGAAGAGAAACAGTTAAGCAGAAATAATGCAGGTGAATTATATTTAATAGAGTCACTTGAAGTAGCTTTAATTTTGGCAAAGGAAATTGGGTTGGGCCGAACAGCTGTTGTTTGTGCTTTATTATATCAGCCTGTACTTCAAAAAGAGATTACGGAAGAAGAAGTAAAACAGAACTTTGACGATCAGGTAGCCAATATTACTTCCGGGATGGTTAAGGTGGCAGAATTGTATGCGAAAAATACTTCCATCCGGAATGAAAACTTCAGAAAACTAATGTTGACTTTTGCTCAGGATATCAGGGTTGTATTGATAATTCTGGCCGATCGTTTGCGTTTAATGCGTAATCTGAATTTATATAGTATTGATGATCAACAGCGAATAAGTGGTGAAGTTGGTTATTTGTATGCTCCGATGGCACATCGTTTAGGGTTGTATGCTGTTAAATCAGAGATGGAAGATCTGGTGATGAAATATACCAATCGCGAGATGTATACTTTTATTGCCAAAAAATTAAATGAAACAAAAAGAGCACGCGATCAATATATCTATTCGTTTATTAAACCTCTAAAGAAAGAGCTGGAAGAACTTGGATTAAAATTCGAGATAAAAGGTCGTACCAAAACAATTCATTCTATCTGGAACAAGATCAAGAATCAGGATACTGAATTTGAGCAGGTTTTTGACCTGTTTGCCATTCGTGTCATTTTAGATAGTAAACCCAAAAATGAAAAGGCTGAATGCTGGCAGGTGTATTCTGTTGTAACAGACAAATACCAGCCCAATCCAAGTCGTATGCGCGACTGGATTTCGGTTCCCAAGTCAAATGGATACGAATCCCTACATACAACTGTATTGGGGCCTGAAAATAAATGGGTAGAAGTTCAGATCAGAACAGAGCGAATGAATGAAGTTGCCGAAAAAGGATTGGCGGCTCACTGGAAATATAAAGGTATTAAAGGTGAGAAGGGGATGGATGAGTGGTTATCCAACGTTCGTGAAATATTGGAGAACCCTGAATTAAATGCCATAGATTTTATCGAGGACTTTAAACTGGATCTTTACGACGAAGAAGTCTTTGTTTTCACTCCAAAAGGTGATTTACGTCGACTGAGAAAGGGTGCTACTGTGCTTGATTTTGCTTTTGAGATTCACTCTGAAGTAGGTAAAAAGTGTGTAGGGGCAAAAATAGGAAATAAGAATGTACCCATTAAGCATGTGCTTAAAAACGGTGATCATGTTTCCATAATGACCAGCAATAATCAGGAGCCAAAGAAAGATTGGTTGAATATTGTGGTTACCTCAAAAGCGAAAACGAAGCTGAAACAGGCTTTGCGCGAAATGCAATATAAAGAGGCAGAGATTGGCCGTGAGATGTTGATTCGACGATTAAAGAACTGGAAATATGAGTTGAATGACCAGATATTGAATCAATTAGTGAAGTTTTTTGGCTTTAAATCGAATCATGATTTTATGCGTTCCATTGCAATGGAACAGCTCGATTTGGTACGAATAAAAGATTTTCTTGAAAAAGATCAGGTAAAGGAACAGGAAGATGAACGGGAGCGCAGTGCTGAGAACTTTGTACCGACAGAAGAAGAATTGCCCGATGATGATGTTTTAATGATAGATCGGAATCTTACCAATGTTGATTATAAATTGGCTAAATGTTGCAATCCAATTTTTGGTGACGATATATTTGGTTTTGTTGCAGCGTCCGGAGGAATCAGGATTCATCGTCATACCTGTCCGAATGCCTATGATATGAAAACCAAATTTGGTTATCGTGTTGTACGCGCAGAGTGGACTACGGGTAATGATAATATGTATCAGGCAACCTTAAAAATCATCGGGAATGATGATATTGGTATTGTAACCAACATTTCACATGTTATTGCAAAAGAGCCTAAAGTAAAAATCAGGTCTTTATCCATTGATTCTAATGAAGGAACCTTCGAAGGAACTCTCACAGTCTTTGTTGATAAACTGGAAAGTCTTAATCTGCTGGTAAAAAAAGTCAAAAATGTCAAAGGAGTTCACTCAGTTTCTCGTATTGGTACTTCTTAG
- a CDS encoding universal stress protein, whose protein sequence is MEGKIITLVVLTFERAHVLKSLLESEDIECFLENTNLIQGAVSTGVKVRIPEDALEGALKVLESMMQEEFKLPTREQVPPRILLPVDFSEYSKKAAIIAIDWAAVLGAELTVLHTYFNPILSTMPFSDSFAYEMNLEDLASDLEDKAIAGMNKFKAFLDEKNELLGDKKITIKTELEKGVAEDEIISYSKVYMPLVIIMGTRGKDKKVADLIGSVTAEVVERAKVPVLAVPEDFHYKGIDKLKNILYATDFMDGDFKAIRILEKIAKPLDMKVVCAHVSPRDHLEWDDVKLKGLKEHFKKIYGETHVDCDLIEHEDLYIALESYVREKDIDILSFTRRRRSLISKLFNPNIAKKMLFHSNTPLLVFND, encoded by the coding sequence ATGGAAGGAAAAATCATCACTTTAGTTGTGTTAACTTTTGAGCGTGCACATGTTCTGAAATCATTGCTAGAATCGGAAGATATTGAATGTTTCCTTGAAAATACCAATCTTATCCAGGGAGCTGTTTCTACAGGTGTTAAAGTCAGAATTCCTGAGGATGCATTGGAAGGTGCTCTTAAGGTACTGGAGAGCATGATGCAGGAGGAATTTAAATTGCCAACAAGAGAGCAAGTGCCTCCTCGTATTTTATTACCTGTCGATTTTTCGGAATATTCAAAAAAAGCTGCGATAATAGCTATTGACTGGGCAGCTGTTTTGGGTGCTGAACTGACTGTTCTTCATACTTATTTTAATCCCATTCTTAGTACCATGCCATTTTCCGATTCTTTTGCCTACGAAATGAATCTGGAAGATCTTGCCAGTGATTTGGAAGATAAGGCTATTGCAGGCATGAATAAATTCAAAGCTTTTCTCGATGAAAAGAATGAATTGTTGGGTGACAAAAAGATTACCATAAAAACAGAACTGGAGAAAGGAGTGGCTGAAGATGAGATAATCAGTTACAGTAAGGTTTATATGCCATTGGTTATAATAATGGGGACAAGGGGAAAAGATAAAAAGGTTGCTGATCTGATTGGAAGCGTTACAGCAGAAGTGGTTGAACGGGCAAAAGTTCCGGTTCTGGCTGTTCCCGAAGATTTTCATTATAAAGGCATCGATAAACTAAAAAATATACTCTATGCCACTGATTTTATGGATGGAGACTTTAAAGCTATTCGAATCCTTGAAAAAATTGCCAAACCATTAGACATGAAGGTTGTTTGTGCACATGTAAGTCCTAGGGATCATTTGGAATGGGATGATGTGAAGTTGAAAGGTCTGAAAGAGCATTTTAAAAAGATTTATGGAGAAACACATGTGGATTGTGATTTGATTGAGCATGAAGATCTGTATATAGCCCTTGAAAGTTATGTGAGAGAAAAAGATATTGATATTCTATCTTTTACACGTCGAAGAAGAAGTTTGATCAGTAAACTATTCAATCCTAATATTGCAAAAAAAATGTTGTTTCACTCCAATACTCCATTGTTAGTTTTTAATGATTGA
- a CDS encoding low specificity L-threonine aldolase: MKHIRGFASDNNASVHPKVMEALIKANDGHAIGYGGDKITEKTQQLFKKVFGKEVETFFVYNGTGANVISIQALTHSFNSVVCAQTAHINVDECGAPEKLSGCKLLPITTNNGKITVEQISQYMHGFGFEHHAQPKLISITQATELGTVYTLAEVKTIADYVHGLGLYLHMDGARLANAAVALDCSLADITFNAGVDVLSFGGTKNGLMFGEAVVFANAQLADNVKYIRKQSTQLHSKMRYTSAQFEALLTNDLWKKNASHANKMARKLEAGIKQLKNVKLTQPVDSNGIFAIVPKQTIAKLQEEYFFYIWDEHRSEVRWMTSFDTQEEDIEGFLDVLNREVG; the protein is encoded by the coding sequence ATGAAACATATAAGAGGATTTGCAAGTGATAATAATGCAAGTGTGCATCCAAAAGTTATGGAAGCGCTTATAAAGGCTAACGACGGACATGCAATTGGATATGGTGGTGATAAAATAACCGAAAAAACACAACAATTATTTAAGAAGGTTTTCGGCAAAGAGGTGGAAACCTTTTTTGTGTATAACGGAACCGGTGCTAATGTTATTTCTATTCAGGCATTAACACATTCCTTTAATTCAGTTGTTTGTGCTCAAACAGCACATATTAACGTTGATGAATGCGGTGCGCCTGAAAAACTGTCGGGATGTAAATTATTGCCCATTACAACCAATAATGGAAAGATTACGGTTGAGCAGATTAGTCAGTATATGCATGGTTTTGGATTTGAACATCATGCTCAGCCAAAACTGATATCAATTACACAGGCTACTGAACTGGGAACAGTTTATACGCTTGCTGAGGTGAAAACAATAGCTGATTATGTGCATGGTTTGGGGTTATATTTGCATATGGATGGAGCGCGTTTGGCCAACGCAGCTGTTGCTCTTGATTGTTCTTTGGCTGATATTACTTTTAATGCTGGCGTGGATGTCTTGTCGTTTGGAGGAACAAAAAATGGATTGATGTTTGGAGAAGCTGTTGTTTTTGCCAATGCTCAGTTGGCTGATAATGTGAAATACATTCGAAAGCAAAGTACACAGCTCCATTCAAAAATGAGGTATACGTCAGCTCAGTTTGAAGCATTGTTGACGAATGATCTATGGAAAAAAAATGCCTCGCATGCCAATAAAATGGCCAGAAAACTGGAAGCAGGAATAAAACAATTAAAGAATGTAAAGCTGACTCAACCAGTTGATTCTAATGGTATCTTTGCCATTGTACCAAAACAAACAATAGCCAAACTACAGGAAGAATATTTCTTTTATATCTGGGATGAACATCGCTCGGAAGTTCGTTGGATGACTTCCTTTGATACTCAGGAAGAAGATATTGAGGGTTTCCTGGATGTGTTGAATAGAGAAGTGGGTTAG
- a CDS encoding rhomboid family intramembrane serine protease: protein MAKASDIELKKLKTALVIPLFFLVITFSVKLVETLEGFSFVEWGVRPLSIEGLSGIFLAPLVHSDWDHFFANAVPLFVLGMSLFYFYRGISVKVFVYIYLLTGLWVWMGARDAWHIGASGVIYGLAAFLFASGFLRKYIPLMAISLMVVFLYGSMIWGIFPLQMNVPYSWESHLWGSVAGIVLAVIYRKQGPQRIIKEWPDEEYEYPFWEVEQKENHLDSK, encoded by the coding sequence ATGGCCAAAGCATCTGATATTGAATTGAAGAAACTAAAGACAGCTTTGGTGATTCCTTTATTTTTTCTGGTAATTACCTTTAGTGTAAAACTAGTTGAAACACTCGAAGGATTCAGCTTTGTTGAATGGGGCGTACGGCCACTTTCAATTGAAGGTTTATCAGGTATTTTTCTGGCTCCGTTGGTACATTCCGACTGGGATCATTTTTTTGCCAACGCAGTACCATTATTTGTTTTAGGAATGTCTTTATTTTATTTCTATCGAGGTATTTCGGTTAAGGTCTTTGTTTACATTTACCTTTTAACAGGTTTATGGGTTTGGATGGGAGCCCGGGATGCCTGGCATATTGGAGCAAGTGGTGTTATATATGGTTTAGCCGCATTTTTGTTTGCCAGTGGTTTTCTTCGCAAATATATTCCCTTAATGGCGATATCATTAATGGTTGTATTTTTATACGGTAGTATGATATGGGGGATTTTTCCGTTGCAAATGAATGTTCCTTATTCATGGGAGTCTCATTTGTGGGGTTCGGTGGCTGGAATTGTGTTAGCAGTTATATATCGCAAACAGGGGCCTCAGCGAATCATTAAAGAATGGCCTGATGAAGAATATGAATATCCATTTTGGGAAGTGGAACAGAAGGAAAATCATTTAGATTCAAAATAA